The genomic window CCCTTCTTCATCCCTACTGTCAGCTCGTTTATACTCTCTCTTAATATCTTTTATTTTTGAATGGTTATTGCAAAGCTTAAAGCTATGAGCATGATAATCTTTTTTTTCACTTCTTTTTAAAACTCTAAAAGAGTCATCACTACCTGACGGTGATAAAAGGTTGTGGATTAACCTTGTTTTTACAAGCTCATCTTGAACATTAATATCTATGGTTCCATTTTTCCGATATGGCTCTATTACTATAGGGGTTTGATAACCATCATTTTTATGAAAAAGTTTTTCTAGCCAGTCTTTCTCATAATATCTTTGGTTTAAGCCATGTAGGGAGTAATTAACAAGTAATGAGTAAAATAAACTATCAAATTTTAGAGAGAGTAGTTCTGCCTCTTCTGACTTATAAAAAACACCTTCTCTAACTTCTTCATAAGTAATAACTCTAATATCACTACCTTTTAGCTCAAATTTGTATAACTCATCACTGTAAAAATAAAGCTCAGCAAATAATGAATCCACATAACCTAACTTTACGTCACTATTTTCAGAAAAAACTTTAAAGGCTACATTGTTAATACAAGCAATAAACAACTCTGCTAATGTACTTTTACCTGTTCCATTTTTTCCAACAATAGCACTAAAATTAAGGGTCATTGAATTCAAACTATAAATATTAAAGTCTTCTTTATATTCAATGTTCGTCATTTCATCTAAGTGAAAGTTTTTGTCTAATTTGTATAGCTGTTCCTCTGCAAGAGATTTTAAGTTTTTAGGGTTGCATCCTGTAAGAGGCTTCATAGCTAGTATTTTAAAATTATGCCGTTTAGTTTTTAAATCAGTACTTTCCTTTCCGAAATAACGCTCATACTCAGGCACATTTTCAAGCGACTTATAAGAATCTGGAGAATAAGACATCACAGCAATATCTTTATAGACTGGCGAATTTTTATATTTCAAAAGCTCTCTATAAGCCCCCCCCGTCTTTGGTTCTTTAAAACCATCAAGGTTATTATCTAAAAAACTGACTGTATTTCGATCTAAAGGAAGAAAGTTATAAGGACTAACCCAAAACATAAACATAGTTAGTAGTCTATGAGACACTCCATACCAGGTCTTTGACTTCTCAAATATTAACTCTAGGTCACAATCTTGTTCTTTTTCATAAATAGAGATAAAGGCTTCCCATATCTCCATCTGTTTATCCACATCCCGTAGTGAAAGAGAATGGATTGCTGGTGGAGCTGGGCACCCCGTATAATCAATTTCATAAAATGTAGAGGGCTGAACCTCTGACATATACACTTGCTCAATTTCATGATTTATTAAATCTATAACATTTAAGATTTTTTCAGTTCTAGCACTATCTTTTTGATTGTTTGCTGAAATAGCGGAGAAAATGTGGACAGGATCTAAGCTTCTGAGCGAAGAAAACTTCATTATCCACTTATTAGTATTAGTGAACTTTGTATCATTGCAAACCGCTTCGTAAAGTCTTCTGCTTGGGTTATTGCCTTTTCGATAAAGCCTTTGAAGAGCTTCTGATAATTTTTTATAGTTTTCAAACCAAGGGCTATTTACAAGAAGCATTATTTCTCTCCGCTCAACATATCAAATATCACCCGCGCAAATTGTTGGTTTCTTGCGGGATCTGATAGTAGCTGCATCATTTGTTCTTGGTGTGCATCACTGCTTCCTAAAATGGCGTCATCCATCGCTTGAGGGAAATCACCAAGCATAGCTTGCTCTGGGCTGTTGTTTGCAATCTGGCTCATTACAGAGGCGTTTTCAGTTAGCTTATCGCGTACTGTAATGGCGTAATTAAGCATATCTTTATTGGTTAGGTTATCTGTAATAAAAACCTCATTAAGCTTGTCGATTATTTGTGATAAAAACGCTTCTTTTTTATCCTTCGCTTTAGCACTACCCACATCATTACTTGGCTCTAGCTTATAATCAGGCGCATCTTCTTTTAGCTGTATATCTTGTTGGCGTATTTTTGATAGGCGGTAATGGCTCATTACCACGTTGTCTAAATCAAGCTCATCTTCAGTCACTACTTTTTCACGTAACAATGGCCGTAAGTGGCGGGCAAACAAGCTTAGCTTTTCAAGCTCTTTATCATCGTACTCCACCAGCTGCGACATAAACTCGTAAAAGCGGGTAAAGCTACCTAAATCCTTTTTGAATATTTCTAGACGGTCTTTTTCTTGTTTGCACTCTTTAAAGCTTGTTTCTGCGTTAGCTATTAATACAGCGTCTTCAGTCTTTTTAGTGCGTTCAAACATTTCTTTGGCTTTTATATACGCCTCAATTGCAGATGCGTAACGCTTTTGCCAACGCTCTTTAGCTGGGTGAATAATATTGCTTATCGCCGCATTAGATTTATTTTTAGTGAAAAAGGCCGCACAAAACTGCTCAACCTCAGCCCACAAAAATATACCGCTAGCACGCAGTTTTTCAAACAAATCAAAAACAATCTGAGGGTCAGTTACATCAGCAAGCTCTGCTGTTTGGTAGTAAGGCTGAAATGCTTCTAATATGTCTTCTGGGGCATTAAAGAAGTCCAGTACAAACGTGCCTGTTTCTGCTTTACTTGGGTAAGTACGATTTAGTCGCGACAGAGTTTGTACACACTCAACGCCGCCTAGCTTTTTATCTACGTACATAGCACATAGCTTTGGTTGGTCGAACCCCGTTTGAAATTTATTAGCCACCAGCATTACTTGGTAATCGTCACTATCAAAGGCTTTGCGCATATCGCGGCCTTTAAGATCAGGGTTCATATTTTTTTCAGTAAACTTTTTATCTAAAAATGCAGCACTATCAGGGTCACTTTTAGTAAACTCAACTTCGCCCGAAAATGCCACCATAGCGCGTATTGTCGAGTAACCTGTTTTTTGCTCTGCTAGGGCTTCAGCTACATACTTATCAAATGCTAACTTATAACGTACAGCCTCTTTACGTGAGCCAGTTACTACCATTGCTTTAGCTTGCCCGCCTAATAAACCCATTACGTTATCTTTAAAGTGCTCAATAATCACTTTAACTTTTTGCGATATATTATGGTCGTGTAAACGCACCCATTGGTTAAGT from Pseudoalteromonas aliena SW19 includes these protein-coding regions:
- a CDS encoding AAA family ATPase, with the translated sequence MLLVNSPWFENYKKLSEALQRLYRKGNNPSRRLYEAVCNDTKFTNTNKWIMKFSSLRSLDPVHIFSAISANNQKDSARTEKILNVIDLINHEIEQVYMSEVQPSTFYEIDYTGCPAPPAIHSLSLRDVDKQMEIWEAFISIYEKEQDCDLELIFEKSKTWYGVSHRLLTMFMFWVSPYNFLPLDRNTVSFLDNNLDGFKEPKTGGAYRELLKYKNSPVYKDIAVMSYSPDSYKSLENVPEYERYFGKESTDLKTKRHNFKILAMKPLTGCNPKNLKSLAEEQLYKLDKNFHLDEMTNIEYKEDFNIYSLNSMTLNFSAIVGKNGTGKSTLAELFIACINNVAFKVFSENSDVKLGYVDSLFAELYFYSDELYKFELKGSDIRVITYEEVREGVFYKSEEAELLSLKFDSLFYSLLVNYSLHGLNQRYYEKDWLEKLFHKNDGYQTPIVIEPYRKNGTIDINVQDELVKTRLIHNLLSPSGSDDSFRVLKRSEKKDYHAHSFKLCNNHSKIKDIKREYKRADSRDEEGHFLKLSDIVVGDLIKELFREFECEDKVETLDDYGRNYLLRKLLLITLNNNKYYEFFNLVKGEYKFLKTKKFIKAIRNDTSHRVAKLRRAINHYKFSLYNSTAKTYIITEVSQAIEEILNESGDAHLHNKLPEDKLEFLLPPSFYYHHIYLEDETEFSSLSSGEKQIAYSLNSLTYHLRNLDSVLIESERAKYNFVNIFLDEIELCFHPELQRIYLNELYKTLKRFDNESEHINGINICFITHSPFVLSDIPDSNVLFLTHHNKYELLSVPFESTTKTFAANIHDLLNDGFFVSSTIGAFAERCIKCILDFDLEVQQTDLSNEESKKKLEEKFHKEANKFRYIISSLGDSYIKPIMESHFMAIVERLGLADIKSNLKEEKIKALEQELKLLRSDENA